In Actinomycetota bacterium, the following are encoded in one genomic region:
- a CDS encoding ComEA family DNA-binding protein has translation MPGLTRQQLVAWAVVGLIILLVGANYLRGQLNTPEGIAAPAVTLGNKEDRPAPRLKVHVIGAVARPGLYELDANSRVADALEKAGGATPSADLIQINLAAKMADGQQLVVPEQGAAAIQGGTGVASGATATAEGGSTSASGASQPVNLNAATVDQLTELDGIGPKTAQKIIEYRDAHGGFNTVEELLEVPGIGPAKFEGLKGRVVI, from the coding sequence ATGCCGGGCTTGACCCGCCAGCAGCTTGTTGCCTGGGCTGTCGTCGGCCTGATCATCCTCCTCGTCGGCGCCAACTACCTCCGCGGCCAGTTGAATACCCCTGAAGGCATCGCGGCCCCTGCCGTTACCCTGGGCAACAAGGAAGACCGCCCTGCGCCGCGTCTCAAGGTGCACGTCATCGGCGCGGTAGCCAGGCCAGGACTATATGAACTGGATGCAAATTCCCGTGTAGCCGACGCGCTTGAAAAGGCCGGCGGCGCCACTCCTTCAGCAGACCTTATCCAGATAAACCTTGCGGCAAAGATGGCGGACGGGCAGCAACTCGTTGTTCCCGAGCAAGGCGCCGCCGCGATACAGGGGGGCACGGGTGTAGCGAGCGGGGCAACAGCTACCGCCGAAGGCGGCTCAACCTCAGCATCAGGGGCAAGCCAACCAGTCAACCTCAACGCGGCGACGGTCGATCAGCTGACTGAACTCGACGGGATCGGACCCAAGACAGCCCAGAAGATAATCGAGTACCGGGATGCGCATGGTGGATTCAACACAGTCGAGGAGCTTCTGGAAGTCCCCGGGATAGGGCCGGCCAAGTTCGAAGGGCTCAAGGGTCGGGTGGTCATCTGA